Genomic DNA from Streptomyces sp. AM 2-1-1:
CGACGGCACCGGTGACAACCGGTCCTGGAACTGCGGTGCGGAGGGCGAGAGCGACGACCCGGAGATCAACGCGCTCCGCCGCCGGCAGTTGCGCAACCTGCTCACCACGCTGCTGCTCTCCACCGGGGTGCCGATGCTGGTGGCGGGCGACGAGATGGGGCGTACCCAGGGCGGCAACAACAACGCCTACTGCCAGGACAACGAGATCAGCTGGGTGGACTGGTCCCTGCTGGAGGACCCCGGATGGCGCGGGCTGACCGAACTGACCGCCCGGGTGCTGCGGCTGCGCCACACCCATCCGGTGCTGCGCCGCCGGGCGTTCTTCTCGGGCCGCCCGCAGGCCGCGGACGGGCTGCGGGACCTGGCCTGGTTCACCCCGCGGGGCGAGGAGATGACGGCCCAGGACTGGTACGCGCCCGCGGCGACGCTCGGGCTCTTCCTCTCGGGGCGGGACATCCCGGGCCGGGACGCGCGGGGCGAGCAGATCGTGGACGACAGCTTCCTGGCGATCCTGCACGCGGCGGACCGGCCGGCCGACTTCCTGCTGCCGGGCGCGCCCTGGGCCGACGCCTACTCCCTCGTCCTCGACACCTCCCGGGAGGACCAGTCGGCGGAGCCCGGCACGGTCCACGCGGGCGGCACGGTACTGAGGGTGCCGGGGCGCTCGGTGCTGCTCCTCCGGGTGACGGACTGACGGACCGGCGGGGCGGACGGGCGGACGGGCGGACGGGCCGTCCACCCGGGCCGACCGGGCCGCCTGGGACTCCCGTGCCGCCTGGGCCGTCCGGGCCGCCCGCCCGTGCTCCGCGGAGCCGGGCGCCCCGGGCGCGAGGGACCGGACGGCCGGAAAAACCCTGTGGGGGATGTCAGCGGTGAAACATAGGATCACCCCTGATGCCCGAAAATCCCGCCGAGCGCACGAACCGGTCCACCGTGCGCTCACTCACGCGTCTGTGGCCCTATCTCCGTCCGGTACGCGCCCGTTGGCTCGCCGCCGCCCTCGTCGCCGTGGTCGCGTCCTGCCTCGGGCTGGTCATCCCGTTCGTCCTCAAGTGGATGGTGGACGGCCCGGTGGCCGACCGGGACCCGGGCGGCGTCTGGCTGGGGGCGCTGTGGCTGCTGCTCCTGGGCATCCTGGAAGCGGTCCTCTTCGGATTGCGGCGCTGGCTGGTGGCGCGCCCGCTGGCCGGGGTCGAGGCCGGTATGCGGGCCGATCTCTACCACCGCCTGCAGCGGCTCCCGATGGCCTTCCACGACCGCTGGCCCTCCGGTCAGCTTCTGTCGCGCGGCACCACCGATCTGATGCTGGTGCGCATGTTCCTGGCGTTCCCGCTGACCTTCCTGCTGGTCAACTCGGTCACGATCGCCATCGGATTCGTCATCCTGTTCCTCCAAGAGTGGACGCTCGGGCTGGTGCTGCTCGCCCCGGCGGTCCCCCTGATGGTCCTCAGTTCCGTCTTCGAGTCGAAGTACTCCCTGGTGGCCCGCACCGCCCAGGACCAGGTCGGTGACCTGACGACGGTCGTCGAGGAGAGCGTGCTCGGCATCCGGATCATCAAGGGCTTCGGCAGGCACCGCAGCCAGGCGCGGGCGTTCACGTCGCTGTCGCACCGGCTGCGCTCCACCGAGCTGACCAAGGCCCGGCTGCTGGCGGGGATCTGGGCGCTCATCACCGGGGTTCCGGAGCTGGCGATCGGCGCCGCGCTGGTGCTCGGCACCGTCCAGGTGGCCGACGGCGATCTCTCGGCGGGGACGCTGGTGGCGTTCCTCTCGACGGCCCTCGCGCTGCGCTGGCCGGTGGAGTCGATCGGCTTCCTGCTCGCGATGAGCCAGGAGGCGGCGACCGCGACCGACCGCTACTTCGAGGTCATGGACGTGGCGCTGGAGAGCGAGCGCGGAGCCGTCGCCCCCGCCCGGAGCACCGGGACCGGGACCGGGACCGCCGGGATGGTCTTCGAGGACGTCTCCTTCCGCTATCCGGACGCGGCCCCGGACGCCGTGCCCGTCCTCGCCGGGATCGACCTCCACGTGCGGCCCGGCGAGACGATGGCGCTGGTCGGTGCCACCGGCTCCGGCAAGACGACGCTCACCGCCCTGGTGCCCCGGCTCCACGAGCTCACCGGCGGCCGGATCACCCTGGACGGCGAGGACATCGTCCTGATGGACCGCGCGCGGCTCCGGTCGCTGGTGTCGGTGGCGTTCGAGGAGCCGACGCTCTTCTCGGCCACGGTCGGGGAGAACGTCCTGATGGGCGCGGACGGCGCCGGCGACGAGGACCTGCGCCGGGCCCTGGACGTCGCCCAGGCCCGGTTCGCGCACGGATTGCCCGAGGGCACCGGCACCCAGGTCGGCGAGCAGGGGCTCAGCCTGTCCGGCGGGCAGCGCCAGCGCCTCGCCCTGGCGCGCGCGGTGGTCGGCCGCCCCCGCTTCCTGGTGCTGGACGACCCGCTCTCCGCGCTGGACGTCCACACGGAGGCACGGGTGGAGGCGGCGCTGCGGCACGTACTGGAGGAGACGACGGCGGTGATCGTCGCCCACCGGCCGTCCACCGTGATGCTCGCCGACCGGGTGGCGCTGCTCTCCGGCGGCCGGATCACGGCCGTCGGTACGCATCAGGAACTGCTGCGCACGAGCGCCGAGTACGCCTGGCTGATGTCGGGCGCCGAACGGCCGGGCATCACGGTCACCGAGGAGGTCACGACCCCATGACCAGTACCACCACGTCCGACGCCCCGTCCCCCGGGGGCACCGACGGCCCCGGCGGCACCGACAGCACCCCCGCCGCACCCGCCCCCGGGAAGACCGGCCCGGACGTCTCGCCGGAGTCCGGTGACGCGTTCGACCGCGACGTGCTGCCCACGTCGCCGGGCGCCACCCGGGCGCTGCTCGCCTCGTTGCTGCGGCCGTTGCGCGGACGGGTGCTGACGACGGTCGTCCTGCTCCTCGTCCAGCAGGCCGCCGTCCAGGCGGGCCCGCTGCTCGTGGCGTACGCGATCGACCGCGCGGTGCCCGCGTTCCGGGAGTCCGACCACGGTCCGCTGATCGCGGTGGGCGTCGCCTACGCGCTCTGCGCGGCGGGCGGCGGCCTCCTCCAGTACGCCTTCATCCGGGGCTCGGCCCGTATCAACCAGGATGTCCTGCTGGACCTGCGCGGGCGGATCTTCCGGCACGCGCAGGCACTGAGCGTCGACTTCCACGAGCGCTACACCTCGGGCCGGCTGATCTCCCGGTCGACGACGGACGTGGAGTCGCTGCGGGAACTGCTCAGTGAGGGGCTGCAGGAGCTGATCACCGTGGTCCTCTCCTTCGTCTTCATCTCCGGCACGCTGCTCTGGCTGGACGCCGGCATCGGCTCGGTCGCGGTGCTCTCCTTCGTGCCGCTCTACCTGCTGGTGCGGCTCTACCGGCGGCGGGCGGGCCGGGCGTACGCGGTGCGCTCCACCGCCACCGCCGCGGTGATCGTGAAGTTCGCCGAGACGATGAACGGCATCCGGCCGGTGCGGGCGTTCCGCCGCGAACGCTCCAACGACGCCGCGTTCGACGTGCTGAACCGCCGCCACGAACGCGCGAACGGCGACACCCTGCTGGAGATGGCCCGCTACGTGGTGTGCTCCCGGCTCGTCGCCAACATCGCCGTCGCGGGGATGGTGCTGTGGGGCGCCTACCGGGTCGCCTCGGGGACGCTCGCGCTGGGCGTGCTGGCGGCGGCGGTGCTCTACCTGCGCCGGCTCTACGACCCGATCGACCGGCTGGCGATGTTCCTCAACTCCTGGGAGTCCGCCGCCGCGTCGCTGGAGAAGATCGCGGGCCTGCTCGCGCAGACCCCCTCGGTGCCGGAGCCCTCCGCCCCGGTGGAGCTGCCCGCCCTGCGCGGGGAGCAGCCGGGGCGGGAGGTGGTCTTCGACGGGGTGCGGTTCGCCTACCGGACGGGCGGCGAGGTGCTGCCGCGCTTCGACCTGACCCTGCCCGCCGGGCAGACGGTGGCCGTGGTCGGCTCGACGGGCGCGGGCAAGTCGACGCTGGCGAAGCTGCTCGCGCGGTTCTACGACCCGAGCGACGGCCGGGTGCTGCTGGACGGCGTCGACCTGCGGGAGCTGGCCGCGGCGGAGCTGCGCCGCGGTGTGGTGATGGTGACGCAGGAGGCCTTCCTGTTCTCCGGGACGGTCGCGGAGAACATCGCGATCGGCCGGCCGGACGCGACACGCGAGGAGATCGAGCGGGCGGCGAAGGTGATCGGGGCGCACGAGTTCATCGAGAGCCTGCCCGAGGGGTACGACACCGACGTGCGCAAGCGGGGTGGCCGGATCTCGGCCGGTCAGCGCCAGTTGGTGGCGTTCGCGCGGGCGCTGCTGGCCGACCCGGCGGTGGTGATCCTGGACGAGGCGACCAGTTCCCTGGACATCCCCGGCGAGCGGGCGGTGCAGCGGGCCATGGACACGGTGCTGCACGGCCGTACGGCGGTGGTGATCGCGCACCGGCTCTCCACGGTGGAGATCGCGGACCGGGTGCTGGTGA
This window encodes:
- a CDS encoding ABC transporter ATP-binding protein — its product is MPENPAERTNRSTVRSLTRLWPYLRPVRARWLAAALVAVVASCLGLVIPFVLKWMVDGPVADRDPGGVWLGALWLLLLGILEAVLFGLRRWLVARPLAGVEAGMRADLYHRLQRLPMAFHDRWPSGQLLSRGTTDLMLVRMFLAFPLTFLLVNSVTIAIGFVILFLQEWTLGLVLLAPAVPLMVLSSVFESKYSLVARTAQDQVGDLTTVVEESVLGIRIIKGFGRHRSQARAFTSLSHRLRSTELTKARLLAGIWALITGVPELAIGAALVLGTVQVADGDLSAGTLVAFLSTALALRWPVESIGFLLAMSQEAATATDRYFEVMDVALESERGAVAPARSTGTGTGTAGMVFEDVSFRYPDAAPDAVPVLAGIDLHVRPGETMALVGATGSGKTTLTALVPRLHELTGGRITLDGEDIVLMDRARLRSLVSVAFEEPTLFSATVGENVLMGADGAGDEDLRRALDVAQARFAHGLPEGTGTQVGEQGLSLSGGQRQRLALARAVVGRPRFLVLDDPLSALDVHTEARVEAALRHVLEETTAVIVAHRPSTVMLADRVALLSGGRITAVGTHQELLRTSAEYAWLMSGAERPGITVTEEVTTP
- a CDS encoding ABC transporter ATP-binding protein — its product is MTSTTTSDAPSPGGTDGPGGTDSTPAAPAPGKTGPDVSPESGDAFDRDVLPTSPGATRALLASLLRPLRGRVLTTVVLLLVQQAAVQAGPLLVAYAIDRAVPAFRESDHGPLIAVGVAYALCAAGGGLLQYAFIRGSARINQDVLLDLRGRIFRHAQALSVDFHERYTSGRLISRSTTDVESLRELLSEGLQELITVVLSFVFISGTLLWLDAGIGSVAVLSFVPLYLLVRLYRRRAGRAYAVRSTATAAVIVKFAETMNGIRPVRAFRRERSNDAAFDVLNRRHERANGDTLLEMARYVVCSRLVANIAVAGMVLWGAYRVASGTLALGVLAAAVLYLRRLYDPIDRLAMFLNSWESAAASLEKIAGLLAQTPSVPEPSAPVELPALRGEQPGREVVFDGVRFAYRTGGEVLPRFDLTLPAGQTVAVVGSTGAGKSTLAKLLARFYDPSDGRVLLDGVDLRELAAAELRRGVVMVTQEAFLFSGTVAENIAIGRPDATREEIERAAKVIGAHEFIESLPEGYDTDVRKRGGRISAGQRQLVAFARALLADPAVVILDEATSSLDIPGERAVQRAMDTVLHGRTAVVIAHRLSTVEIADRVLVMEHGRIVEDGSPAELIGGEGRFAGLHRAWRESLA